A genomic segment from Pseudomonas mendocina encodes:
- a CDS encoding EAL domain-containing protein yields the protein MPRLPAILLLCLAYWVTPALALTLNENERTWLAAHPELSLGVDAAWPPFEFRDDQGQYHGLTADYVRLIEERLGVTFRPVEQGSWSAILEQASRGQVDLLPGVMATAERQEYLSFTRPYLDFPIIILARNGGPQPKRLTDLYGLKVAVVTDYAPHELLRQHHPDLNLLALPSVAAALQALATNQADAMVGDLASSVWSLRQLKLDGIYISGETPYRYQLAMAVPRGQSMLVGILDKLFAELSTEEIAALQAPWVGNVLDTRDAWHEILLYGLPAVFGLLAIIAAILSINRRLKREMRNRVALEQELRSREQHFRDMVESLCAITWETESSGLTYTYVSPHAEKLLGYPLHEWLEPGFWQRHLHPDDHQRTLRDCLEQSSAGKDHALEYRLLAADGRIVWVRDIVTLLQRSDQQVIRGLMIDISEAKQTEQALRQSEQKFASVFQQCPDILIIARRADGVLLEVNTAFTEQTGISIEQAVGKTATELDLWGVPGIGPSLLLRLQDECLRNLELPFRRADGSLFIGLISASPYILDNTPALVMVVRDISQLKSTQQQLQISEEKFAKAFHASPDGLLITRMRDGRLIEANEGFSHITGHSFDQDGEQSTLSLGIWADPKDRENMVQCIREHGSVRDMIAPVRTKSGQLRLCELSAQPLSINGEECLLTIARDITERQQMQEELQQAATVFESTAEGVLITDLEQRITAVNRAFTQITGYSEAEALGQRPTLLSSGQHDKAFYAAMWHSLAANGHWQGEIWNRRKNGELYPEWLTISAVRNRDNQITHFVGVFADISSLKHAQARLDHQAHHDPLTGLPNRLLFENRLRGALDGTRADDQLGAVLFLDLDRFKQINDSLGHPVGDQLLKAIAERLRLQLRDIDTVARLGGDEFIILLPGLHQPQDAEQIAQKLLECFDASFQLDNHEFFISASIGISLYPTDGQDVATLVKNADAAMYQSKAKGRNRCEFYTRSLTFQVNERMAMEQELRRALERNELCLYYQPKFCLRSQSLVGAEALVRWPHPVFGDIPPDRFIPVAEESGLILPLGDWVLEQACRQLQEWQESGRGFGALSVNLAGAQLHQPSLLPRISALLQRYNLAPELLQLEITENFIMNQAEEALDILHRLKQLGVQLAIDDFGTGYSSLSYLKRLPLDVLKIDQSFVRGLPDDPHDLAITRAIIALGNSMQLTVIAEGVETKAQELCLAAEGCLQIQGYVLSRPLSADTFARKFLPPGQAVGAGESAPV from the coding sequence ATGCCCCGCCTGCCGGCCATTTTGCTGTTGTGCCTGGCGTACTGGGTGACCCCCGCCCTGGCCCTGACACTCAACGAGAATGAGCGCACCTGGCTGGCGGCTCATCCCGAACTGAGCCTGGGTGTCGATGCTGCCTGGCCACCTTTCGAGTTTCGCGACGACCAGGGTCAGTACCACGGCCTGACCGCCGACTACGTGCGCCTGATCGAAGAGCGTCTCGGCGTGACCTTTCGCCCCGTCGAGCAAGGCAGTTGGAGCGCGATACTGGAACAGGCAAGCAGGGGCCAGGTCGACCTGCTACCCGGCGTGATGGCGACCGCCGAGCGCCAGGAATACCTGAGCTTCACCCGTCCCTACCTGGACTTCCCCATCATCATCCTGGCGCGCAACGGCGGCCCACAGCCCAAGCGGCTAACAGACCTGTACGGCCTCAAGGTCGCAGTGGTCACCGACTATGCACCGCATGAATTGCTGCGCCAGCATCACCCCGACCTCAACCTGCTGGCGCTGCCGAGTGTGGCCGCCGCGTTGCAGGCACTGGCCACAAACCAGGCCGACGCCATGGTCGGCGACCTCGCATCCAGCGTCTGGAGCCTGCGCCAGCTCAAGCTCGACGGCATCTATATCAGCGGCGAGACGCCCTACCGCTATCAACTGGCCATGGCCGTACCGCGTGGGCAGAGCATGCTGGTCGGCATTCTCGACAAACTTTTCGCCGAGCTCAGCACCGAGGAAATCGCCGCCTTGCAAGCCCCCTGGGTCGGCAACGTACTGGACACGCGCGACGCCTGGCACGAAATCCTGCTCTATGGCCTGCCAGCCGTGTTCGGCCTGTTGGCGATCATTGCCGCCATCCTCAGCATCAACCGCCGACTGAAACGCGAAATGCGCAACCGCGTGGCACTGGAGCAGGAGCTGCGCAGCCGTGAGCAGCACTTTCGCGACATGGTCGAGAGCCTCTGTGCCATCACCTGGGAAACCGAATCGAGCGGGCTCACCTACACCTACGTGTCACCGCACGCGGAAAAACTGCTGGGCTACCCCCTGCACGAATGGCTCGAGCCCGGCTTCTGGCAGCGCCACCTGCACCCCGACGATCATCAGCGCACCCTGCGCGACTGCCTCGAGCAATCCTCTGCCGGCAAAGACCACGCGCTGGAATACCGGCTGCTCGCCGCCGACGGGCGCATCGTATGGGTCCGCGATATCGTCACCCTGCTACAACGCAGCGACCAACAGGTGATTCGCGGCCTGATGATCGACATCAGCGAAGCCAAGCAGACCGAGCAGGCGCTGCGCCAGTCGGAACAGAAATTCGCCTCGGTGTTCCAGCAATGCCCGGACATCCTGATCATTGCCCGGCGAGCCGACGGCGTGCTGCTGGAGGTCAATACCGCCTTCACCGAGCAGACCGGCATCAGCATCGAACAGGCCGTCGGCAAGACCGCCACCGAGCTCGACCTCTGGGGCGTGCCCGGCATTGGCCCGAGCCTGCTGCTGCGCCTGCAGGACGAATGCCTACGCAATCTGGAACTGCCCTTTCGCCGCGCCGACGGCAGCCTGTTCATCGGCCTCATCTCCGCCAGCCCGTACATCCTCGACAACACCCCGGCGCTGGTCATGGTGGTGCGCGACATCAGCCAGCTCAAGAGCACCCAGCAGCAACTGCAGATATCCGAGGAGAAGTTCGCCAAGGCCTTCCATGCCTCGCCCGATGGCTTGCTGATCACCCGCATGCGCGACGGCCGGCTGATCGAAGCCAACGAAGGCTTCAGCCACATCACCGGCCACAGCTTCGACCAAGACGGCGAGCAGAGCACGCTCAGCCTGGGTATCTGGGCCGACCCGAAGGACCGCGAGAATATGGTGCAGTGCATCCGCGAGCACGGCAGCGTGCGCGACATGATCGCCCCGGTGCGCACCAAGAGCGGCCAGTTGCGCCTCTGCGAACTCTCCGCGCAGCCCTTGTCCATCAATGGCGAGGAATGCCTGCTGACCATCGCCCGCGACATCACCGAACGCCAGCAGATGCAGGAAGAGCTGCAGCAGGCCGCCACCGTCTTCGAAAGCACCGCCGAAGGCGTACTGATCACCGACCTCGAACAGCGCATCACCGCGGTCAACCGCGCCTTCACCCAGATCACCGGCTACAGCGAGGCCGAAGCCCTCGGCCAGCGCCCCACCCTGCTCTCCTCCGGCCAGCACGACAAAGCCTTCTACGCAGCCATGTGGCACAGCCTCGCGGCCAACGGACACTGGCAGGGGGAGATCTGGAACCGACGCAAGAACGGCGAGCTGTACCCGGAGTGGCTGACCATCAGCGCCGTGCGCAACCGCGACAACCAGATCACCCACTTCGTTGGCGTATTCGCTGACATCTCCAGCCTCAAGCATGCCCAGGCGCGTCTCGATCATCAGGCCCACCACGACCCGCTGACCGGCCTGCCCAACCGCCTGCTGTTCGAAAATCGCCTGCGCGGCGCTCTGGACGGCACGCGCGCCGATGACCAGCTCGGCGCCGTGCTGTTTCTCGACCTCGACCGCTTCAAGCAGATCAACGACAGCCTTGGCCATCCGGTCGGCGATCAACTGCTCAAGGCCATCGCCGAGCGTCTGCGCCTGCAACTGCGCGACATCGACACCGTGGCCCGCCTCGGCGGCGACGAATTCATCATCCTGCTGCCCGGCCTGCACCAGCCGCAGGATGCCGAGCAGATCGCGCAGAAACTGCTCGAATGCTTTGACGCGTCGTTCCAGCTCGACAACCACGAGTTCTTCATCAGTGCCAGCATCGGCATCAGCCTCTACCCCACGGACGGCCAGGATGTGGCCACCCTGGTAAAGAACGCCGACGCGGCCATGTACCAGTCCAAGGCCAAGGGACGAAACCGCTGCGAGTTCTATACCCGCTCGCTGACCTTCCAGGTCAACGAACGCATGGCCATGGAACAGGAACTGCGCCGCGCCCTCGAACGCAACGAGCTGTGCCTCTACTACCAGCCCAAGTTCTGCCTGCGCAGCCAGAGCCTGGTGGGCGCCGAAGCCCTAGTGCGCTGGCCGCACCCGGTATTCGGCGACATCCCGCCGGATCGTTTCATCCCGGTGGCCGAAGAAAGCGGGCTGATCCTGCCGCTGGGCGACTGGGTGCTGGAACAGGCCTGCCGCCAGTTGCAGGAATGGCAGGAAAGCGGCCGCGGCTTCGGCGCCCTTTCGGTCAACCTCGCCGGCGCGCAACTGCACCAGCCCAGCCTGCTACCGCGTATCAGCGCCCTGCTGCAACGCTACAACCTGGCGCCGGAACTGCTGCAGCTGGAGATCACCGAGAACTTCATCATGAACCAGGCCGAGGAAGCGCTGGACATCCTCCACCGTCTCAAGCAACTCGGCGTGCAACTGGCGATCGACGACTTCGGCACCGGCTACTCCTCGCTCAGCTACCTCAAACGCCTACCGCTGGACGTACTGAAGATCGACCAGTCCTTCGTCCGCGGCCTGCCGGACGACCCGCACGACCTGGCGATCACCCGCGCCATCATCGCCCTGGGCAACAGCATGCA